The following coding sequences are from one Candidatus Nitrohelix vancouverensis window:
- a CDS encoding NCS2 family permease, with the protein METRLKRWFALEENGTNVGTEIRAGLTSFITASYIIFVQPAVLSQAGMDFGSVMTATCLASALGCLLMGLLANYPILLAPGMGINFYFTYTVVIGQGIPWETALGAVFISGILLIILTLLRVREAIIVLIPNAMKCGIAVGIGLFIAFIGMTQGGLVVDHPDALVQMGDLRDLPALFTLFGVTLMGALLYRKTPGAILIGLLVLTALAVPLGLAEFKGIISSPPGIGGTWMKMELGAAFDLGIVTIIAVFVFVDIFDTAGTLVGVGQQGGFIKDGKLPRAQRALLPDAVATTFGASAGVSTVVCYIESSAGVAEGGRTGLTSVVAGLLFLFSLWFFPIAEMIGGGYRQGDLTLYPITAPVLIIVGCMMVSQCVKINWSAWDEALPAYLIICGIPFTYSIADGMALGFISYPLIQLLGGKGRECHWGLYAIAAAFLVRFAWA; encoded by the coding sequence ATTGAAACCCGATTGAAGCGCTGGTTTGCGCTGGAAGAAAACGGTACGAATGTTGGAACCGAAATCCGCGCCGGATTGACCTCGTTCATCACCGCCTCCTACATCATTTTTGTTCAGCCTGCCGTTTTGTCGCAAGCAGGAATGGATTTTGGTTCGGTGATGACCGCAACCTGTCTGGCCTCCGCGCTCGGTTGCCTGCTCATGGGCTTGTTGGCGAATTACCCGATCCTGCTGGCGCCGGGAATGGGCATCAATTTTTACTTCACCTACACCGTCGTCATCGGCCAGGGGATTCCTTGGGAAACCGCATTGGGAGCGGTTTTCATATCCGGGATTCTGCTCATCATCCTGACGCTTCTTCGGGTTCGCGAGGCAATCATCGTCTTGATCCCAAATGCCATGAAATGCGGCATCGCTGTCGGGATCGGTTTGTTCATCGCATTCATCGGCATGACGCAAGGGGGATTGGTCGTGGATCATCCCGATGCGCTGGTGCAGATGGGTGATCTTCGCGACCTGCCAGCGCTCTTCACCCTGTTTGGAGTGACGCTGATGGGGGCTTTGTTGTATCGCAAAACGCCGGGCGCGATATTGATTGGATTGCTGGTTTTGACGGCTCTGGCGGTTCCTCTCGGCCTTGCCGAATTCAAGGGGATCATCTCGTCGCCGCCGGGGATCGGCGGGACCTGGATGAAGATGGAACTTGGGGCGGCTTTCGACCTGGGCATCGTCACCATCATCGCGGTGTTCGTGTTTGTCGATATTTTCGATACGGCGGGCACCCTGGTGGGCGTGGGGCAACAGGGCGGCTTCATTAAAGACGGCAAGTTGCCCCGGGCGCAGAGAGCCTTGCTCCCGGACGCCGTGGCGACGACTTTTGGAGCGAGCGCTGGCGTCTCGACGGTGGTCTGTTATATCGAAAGTTCCGCCGGAGTGGCGGAGGGAGGGCGGACGGGACTGACCAGCGTTGTCGCCGGCCTGTTATTTTTATTCTCGCTCTGGTTTTTCCCGATAGCGGAAATGATCGGCGGCGGTTATCGTCAGGGAGACCTGACCCTGTACCCCATCACAGCGCCGGTACTTATCATCGTCGGTTGCATGATGGTTTCCCAGTGCGTGAAGATCAATTGGAGCGCCTGGGACGAGGCGCTTCCGGCCTATCTCATCATTTGCGGCATCCCCTTCACCTACAGCATCGCCGACGGCATGGCGCTGGGTTTTATCAGCTATCCTTTAATTCAATTGCTGGGCGGCAAGGGCAGAGAGTGTCACTGGGGCCTTTACGCGATTGCGGCGGCGTTTCTGGTTCGTTTCGCCTGGGCCTGA
- a CDS encoding CCA tRNA nucleotidyltransferase, whose protein sequence is MTNLKPQLGPKPLDLFQRIGSLADAMDVRVYVVGGFVRDLLLGKSVMDIDLMVEGSAVDLAQQTAKIYKVTASAESQFGTVALELMDGFRLDFATCRKETYTKPAALPDVARGTLEEDLLRRDFTINSMALPINGVSAYELIALSGAEEDLKRGLIRAHHAQSFRDDPCRILRGLRFQNRLNFRWEPDSEGWMRDALEQKMPGQLSGVRFWNEFKLAFTEDNAVGCLHLFRKEGLIAYLASEITDSETGWEALGRVGSCLDEGSVVDFPYLYLLALTSHLSEETLKEIAGRLQWNRQLKNRLSADSHTIEERLGRLQDASALSDWDIHQVFDALSPEALACVFARFNDNRVFAWYGAYCKNRSRARIELTGNDLALMGVAAGPVFAAILKGLRRARFEGVVNSREDEARWVREHYLSS, encoded by the coding sequence ATGACGAATCTCAAGCCACAACTTGGACCGAAACCCCTGGACCTGTTTCAGCGGATCGGCTCGCTTGCCGACGCAATGGATGTGCGGGTTTATGTGGTCGGCGGCTTTGTGCGCGATCTGCTGTTGGGAAAGAGCGTGATGGATATTGACCTGATGGTCGAAGGTTCCGCTGTGGATCTGGCTCAACAAACGGCAAAAATCTATAAAGTCACCGCTTCGGCTGAATCGCAGTTTGGCACGGTGGCGCTGGAGTTGATGGATGGGTTTCGCCTGGATTTCGCGACTTGCCGCAAAGAGACCTACACGAAGCCCGCCGCTCTGCCGGATGTGGCTCGGGGGACTCTGGAAGAGGATTTACTGCGCAGGGATTTCACCATCAATAGCATGGCTCTGCCGATCAATGGAGTAAGTGCTTACGAATTGATTGCGCTAAGCGGCGCCGAAGAGGATTTAAAACGAGGCTTGATTCGCGCGCATCACGCGCAAAGTTTCCGGGACGATCCCTGCCGAATCTTGCGAGGTCTTCGTTTTCAGAATCGATTGAATTTTCGTTGGGAACCAGACAGCGAAGGCTGGATGCGCGACGCGCTGGAGCAGAAAATGCCAGGGCAGTTGAGCGGAGTGCGTTTTTGGAATGAATTCAAACTGGCGTTTACTGAAGACAACGCCGTCGGATGCCTGCATCTGTTTCGCAAGGAAGGCTTGATCGCTTATCTTGCTTCTGAAATCACGGACAGCGAAACCGGCTGGGAGGCTTTAGGCCGCGTCGGCTCCTGTCTGGATGAAGGCAGTGTAGTCGACTTTCCCTATCTTTATCTTCTGGCGTTGACCTCTCACCTCAGCGAAGAAACGCTCAAGGAAATTGCCGGGCGATTGCAATGGAATCGGCAATTGAAAAACCGATTGAGCGCAGACAGTCATACCATCGAAGAGCGCCTCGGTCGCCTTCAAGACGCTTCTGCTTTGAGCGATTGGGACATCCACCAGGTTTTCGACGCGCTTTCTCCGGAAGCGCTGGCTTGCGTGTTTGCCCGGTTCAACGACAACCGCGTTTTTGCATGGTATGGCGCGTATTGCAAAAACCGGAGCCGGGCGCGAATCGAATTGACCGGCAACGATCTCGCTCTCATGGGCGTTGCCGCTGGACCCGTTTTTGCGGCAATTTTAAAGGGCTTGCGCCGCGCCCGCTTCGAAGGCGTTGTCAACAGCCGGGAAGATGAAGCCCGCTGGGTGCGGGAACATTATTTGTCATCCTGA
- a CDS encoding thioredoxin domain-containing protein has translation MINPTALPSSMRVTIRSLTACFLMGICFSPETVLADPPKPPQFESNPMIAEVDGEVIRMDAIKSAQMHESMEQLYRMQLSALKSKALEKLAEKRPEISAARVPSVTEEDIKKFYLNTPGVKELGSIETMRDEVRDYLENVYKSQFVDLQYDRAVEKGWIKVHLTPPSDFHLVVELGNANLWFEENDSVYRKVFVLEYSDFQCPFCKRVQETLNKLRERYASDVQFGYRHFPLPFHKEAKSLAEAAECARDQGKFWELQTAFYDKNSMASDLNRVPDLAKQVGVKRINEFKQCWMSGKYKSKVEKDINDGRSIGIQGTPTFILGIYDKKANTVTGEMFSGAVSEERFSTSIDKFLSQINSEAKLNR, from the coding sequence ATGATTAATCCGACAGCCCTACCCAGTTCAATGCGCGTTACGATCCGTTCCCTGACAGCATGTTTTTTGATGGGAATTTGTTTTTCACCGGAGACGGTTCTTGCGGACCCTCCAAAGCCTCCTCAGTTTGAAAGCAATCCGATGATCGCCGAAGTGGACGGCGAAGTCATCCGCATGGATGCGATCAAATCCGCGCAGATGCATGAGTCCATGGAGCAACTATACCGCATGCAATTGTCTGCTCTGAAAAGCAAGGCGCTCGAGAAGCTGGCTGAAAAGCGGCCGGAAATCAGCGCCGCCAGGGTTCCGAGCGTCACTGAAGAAGATATTAAAAAATTCTATCTCAACACGCCGGGCGTGAAGGAATTAGGCAGTATTGAAACCATGCGGGACGAGGTTCGAGACTATCTGGAGAATGTATATAAAAGTCAGTTTGTCGACCTGCAATACGACCGGGCTGTGGAGAAGGGATGGATCAAGGTTCACCTGACCCCTCCCTCCGACTTTCATTTGGTGGTTGAGCTTGGCAATGCGAATCTGTGGTTTGAGGAAAATGATTCGGTCTATCGCAAGGTCTTCGTTCTGGAATATTCGGATTTTCAATGCCCGTTTTGCAAGCGTGTGCAGGAAACGCTGAATAAATTGCGCGAACGTTACGCGAGCGACGTGCAGTTCGGTTACCGGCATTTTCCCTTACCCTTTCATAAAGAAGCGAAATCTTTGGCTGAAGCGGCGGAATGTGCGCGCGATCAGGGAAAATTCTGGGAACTGCAAACCGCCTTTTATGATAAAAATTCGATGGCTTCGGACCTCAATCGAGTGCCGGATCTTGCCAAGCAGGTGGGTGTGAAGCGCATCAACGAATTCAAGCAATGCTGGATGAGCGGCAAGTATAAAAGCAAGGTCGAAAAGGACATCAACGATGGCCGTAGTATCGGCATTCAAGGCACACCGACCTTCATTCTAGGCATCTACGATAAGAAAGCAAACACCGTGACGGGCGAAATGTTTTCCGGCGCGGTGTCTGAAGAGAGGTTCTCTACCTCTATTGATAAATTCCTTTCCCAGATCAATTCCGAAGCCAAGCTCAATCGGTGA
- a CDS encoding Mrp/NBP35 family ATP-binding protein, with protein sequence MCEFNNDTDCKADKNEHNRWLVNKRMGDIKFKLIVGSNKGGVGKSTVTTNLALALAASGKKVGLADADLHGPNIPKLLNIESVRLRSTDEGIDPYETKSGLKVASLGFLIEDPNMHIAWRDAVKYDFIIELLGNINWGELDYLLFDLPPGTGNEQITIIDFIGEVDGCVVVTTPQDLALLDARKMISFARDSNVPIVGVIENMSTMSCPHCAKDIDVFRKGGGKKLAEELALPYLGSIPLDLDITIQSDTGDPVIESKPDSVAAKAFMTLAENCHKFLNPEESLKSS encoded by the coding sequence ATGTGCGAGTTCAACAACGATACGGATTGTAAGGCGGATAAAAACGAGCACAATCGCTGGCTGGTCAACAAGCGAATGGGCGATATTAAATTCAAATTGATCGTTGGCAGTAATAAAGGTGGAGTCGGGAAAAGTACGGTAACGACCAATTTGGCGCTCGCGCTTGCGGCAAGCGGCAAAAAAGTGGGTTTGGCTGATGCGGACCTGCATGGCCCAAACATCCCCAAACTCTTGAATATCGAATCGGTTCGTTTGCGCTCCACGGACGAGGGCATCGACCCTTATGAAACCAAGAGTGGACTGAAGGTGGCTTCGCTGGGTTTTCTGATTGAAGATCCGAACATGCATATAGCCTGGCGCGACGCGGTGAAATATGACTTCATCATTGAACTGCTCGGCAATATCAACTGGGGCGAGCTGGATTACCTGCTGTTCGATCTGCCTCCCGGCACTGGCAACGAACAGATCACGATCATTGATTTCATCGGCGAAGTCGACGGTTGCGTTGTCGTGACGACGCCTCAGGATCTGGCCTTGCTGGACGCTAGGAAAATGATTTCTTTTGCCCGCGACAGTAACGTGCCGATTGTGGGCGTGATTGAGAACATGAGTACGATGTCCTGTCCGCACTGCGCCAAGGATATCGACGTGTTCAGAAAAGGCGGCGGCAAAAAACTGGCGGAAGAACTGGCCCTGCCTTATCTTGGAAGCATCCCTCTGGATCTTGATATCACGATTCAGTCGGACACCGGCGATCCAGTGATCGAGTCCAAGCCGGATTCCGTAGCGGCTAAAGCGTTCATGACGCTGGCGGAAAATTGTCATAAATTTCTCAACCCGGAAGAGTCGTTGAAATCGAGTTGA
- a CDS encoding DUF4399 domain-containing protein, with protein sequence MKRQVVLSVATVLLFLAASLVSASAENSVTIVSPKNGDTVESPVEFCMETEGVEVEPAKNGVNDGKGHHHLLIDTDVPSDLSKPIGKDAQHVHMGSGDDCKSLKLSAGEHTVTTLFAKGNHVPYDPEISDTIQITVK encoded by the coding sequence ATGAAAAGGCAAGTTGTTCTATCTGTTGCAACCGTCCTGTTGTTTTTGGCCGCATCACTGGTTTCAGCTTCTGCGGAAAACTCGGTTACGATCGTTTCTCCTAAAAATGGAGATACGGTAGAAAGCCCCGTTGAATTCTGCATGGAAACCGAAGGCGTTGAAGTCGAGCCTGCCAAAAACGGCGTCAATGACGGCAAAGGCCACCATCACCTGCTGATCGATACGGATGTTCCTTCGGATCTGTCCAAGCCAATCGGCAAAGACGCGCAACATGTCCACATGGGTAGCGGCGACGACTGCAAATCCCTGAAATTGTCCGCTGGCGAGCACACCGTTACGACCTTGTTTGCCAAGGGCAATCATGTGCCTTACGATCCTGAAATCTCCGACACGATTCAGATAACCGTAAAATAA
- a CDS encoding tetratricopeptide repeat protein, giving the protein MIRLKTFKALASFLIAGIFVLVSVVSSSATQANTSAIALLIAKDKDGNDLGTGSGFVVDPTGVLITNYHVMVDAATLTAIFSNGQTARVERVLKVDRKKDFAVVQLEEDFYSTLELGDSDRLQMFDFSKALGHPTQRVIRENGRPEGPLLKTFGFVIGVLPQAVADFSFIYTTAPFEPGFSGGPLLDKNNKVIGIVTMEGGSLNLALPINEVKPFINKSKKDVSYETFIEQDLAFSEADYYRGNFYLYEKGQPEEALEFLTQAALKNPEWAAPYYDMAAAHRDMGDIDQAIEKYELCLKINPNFSEALSNLGGFYFREGKVEEALKLFEQSVAIFPHFVQALSNLGAVLNKLERSEQAVPFLKRALRVTPGFEMAYFNLGNAYYKTQEWGQAEQTYRQALALGVDFLSIHWKLYEIYHRQGDVKREREELNAILQMDPENEKAKSLLSSTP; this is encoded by the coding sequence ATGATTCGCTTGAAAACCTTCAAAGCACTTGCATCCTTTCTAATCGCCGGAATTTTTGTTCTGGTTTCCGTTGTCTCATCCAGCGCAACTCAGGCCAACACCAGCGCCATCGCTCTTCTTATCGCAAAAGACAAAGACGGTAATGATCTGGGAACGGGTAGCGGCTTTGTGGTGGATCCCACTGGAGTCCTTATTACCAATTACCATGTGATGGTGGATGCGGCGACCTTGACCGCAATTTTCAGCAACGGGCAAACCGCCCGGGTCGAGCGTGTTTTAAAAGTGGATCGCAAAAAAGATTTCGCCGTCGTTCAACTTGAAGAGGATTTTTATTCGACGCTCGAACTGGGAGACTCCGACCGTTTGCAAATGTTCGATTTCTCGAAAGCCCTGGGCCATCCCACGCAGAGAGTCATCCGGGAAAACGGACGCCCCGAAGGTCCCTTGCTTAAAACCTTCGGTTTTGTGATCGGCGTTCTGCCGCAGGCAGTCGCGGATTTTTCATTTATTTACACGACGGCTCCTTTTGAACCGGGTTTCAGCGGCGGTCCTTTATTGGACAAAAACAATAAGGTGATCGGTATTGTCACCATGGAAGGCGGGTCGCTCAACCTGGCCCTGCCAATCAACGAGGTCAAGCCCTTCATCAACAAGAGTAAAAAAGACGTCTCCTACGAGACCTTCATTGAACAGGACCTCGCTTTTTCCGAAGCGGATTATTACCGGGGAAATTTTTACCTGTATGAAAAGGGACAGCCAGAGGAAGCGCTGGAATTTCTAACGCAGGCCGCGCTCAAAAATCCGGAATGGGCCGCTCCTTATTACGACATGGCGGCGGCTCATCGCGACATGGGCGACATCGATCAAGCGATCGAAAAATATGAACTCTGTTTGAAAATCAACCCGAATTTTTCGGAAGCGCTTTCCAATTTAGGCGGTTTTTATTTTCGAGAGGGCAAAGTCGAAGAAGCCTTGAAACTGTTTGAACAATCCGTGGCTATCTTCCCGCACTTTGTTCAGGCTTTGTCCAATCTGGGGGCAGTGCTCAATAAATTGGAACGTTCAGAACAGGCGGTGCCTTTTTTGAAGCGGGCGCTACGCGTCACCCCGGGCTTTGAAATGGCCTATTTCAACCTCGGCAACGCCTATTATAAAACCCAGGAATGGGGACAGGCTGAACAAACCTACCGACAGGCTCTTGCTCTCGGCGTCGACTTCCTTTCCATCCACTGGAAGCTTTATGAAATTTATCACCGCCAGGGCGATGTGAAACGCGAACGAGAAGAACTGAACGCCATCCTGCAAATGGACCCGGAAAACGAAAAAGCAAAATCGTTGCTCTCTTCAACGCCTTGA
- a CDS encoding M28 family peptidase, translating into MAESRSPWTEFSGKLWQGLELLCSFGPRYPGSPGYYQTRDLIRSVGASYAAEVSLQSFHPLRSAKGMGLEFQNIILKFPGTEGGKPLFIGAHYDTRPYADQESDEVLRKQPIVGANDGGSGVALLLALAEWYSRFPPKGPVHLVFFDGEDYGDHSSGGGLLGSTYMAEQVEGMSPEDQPYLVLVVDMIGDAELEIFRETYSQISAGAYLDGIVAKATELGYSQFKDQKKYTVYDDHYPFYKRGIPAIVLIDLDYPHWHLLSDTLDKCSEESLLAVFRVLLEWQATQ; encoded by the coding sequence TTGGCTGAGTCCAGATCCCCCTGGACGGAATTTTCGGGGAAGTTATGGCAAGGTCTGGAACTGCTATGCAGTTTTGGTCCGCGTTATCCTGGTTCCCCTGGCTATTATCAAACGCGCGACCTCATTCGTTCGGTTGGCGCATCCTATGCGGCGGAAGTGTCGCTCCAGTCGTTTCATCCTTTGCGTTCTGCGAAGGGGATGGGGCTGGAATTCCAGAACATCATTTTGAAATTTCCGGGCACCGAAGGCGGTAAGCCGCTTTTTATTGGCGCGCATTACGACACGCGACCTTACGCGGATCAGGAATCCGACGAGGTTCTGCGTAAACAACCCATTGTAGGCGCCAACGACGGCGGCTCGGGAGTCGCGCTCTTGCTGGCGCTGGCGGAATGGTATTCGCGTTTTCCACCCAAAGGACCGGTGCATCTGGTGTTTTTCGATGGCGAAGATTATGGCGATCACAGCTCTGGCGGCGGTTTGCTAGGCTCGACGTATATGGCGGAGCAGGTGGAAGGCATGTCTCCTGAGGATCAGCCGTATCTGGTTCTGGTCGTGGATATGATAGGAGATGCGGAGCTGGAGATATTTCGCGAAACTTATTCGCAGATCAGCGCGGGGGCTTATTTGGACGGGATCGTGGCGAAGGCGACTGAATTGGGCTATTCCCAGTTCAAAGACCAAAAGAAATACACGGTGTATGACGATCATTATCCCTTTTACAAGCGCGGCATTCCGGCGATTGTTTTGATCGATCTCGACTACCCTCACTGGCATTTGCTGTCGGACACGCTCGACAAATGCTCAGAAGAAAGTTTGCTTGCTGTTTTTCGCGTTTTGCTGGAGTGGCAGGCTACTCAATAG
- a CDS encoding NUDIX hydrolase gives MPYKNPIPTVDIIIELEDRGIVLIQRFNEPHGWAIPGGYVDYGESLETAAIREAKEETALDVELVRQLRTYSDPNRDYRQHNISTVFVARASGQPQPGTDSREIGVFTRENLPDPLVFDHAKILQDYFDSVQALR, from the coding sequence ATGCCATACAAGAATCCTATTCCCACAGTTGATATCATTATTGAGTTGGAGGACAGAGGTATCGTCTTGATCCAGAGGTTCAACGAACCGCATGGCTGGGCGATTCCGGGTGGGTATGTGGATTATGGAGAATCCCTGGAAACGGCTGCCATACGCGAGGCCAAAGAAGAGACGGCTCTGGACGTTGAACTGGTTCGACAGTTGCGCACCTACTCCGATCCGAATCGGGATTATCGACAACACAATATCTCTACGGTCTTTGTTGCAAGGGCCTCTGGCCAACCACAACCGGGAACCGATTCTCGTGAAATCGGTGTTTTTACAAGGGAAAACCTGCCCGACCCCTTGGTATTCGACCACGCTAAAATCCTTCAGGATTATTTTGATTCCGTGCAAGCGCTCAGGTGA
- the flgM gene encoding flagellar biosynthesis anti-sigma factor FlgM, which translates to MEIPGNEFRVKNKTIQDRMKVDGKAASKKADAASGSSSVSNTVNVQVSSFAKDVQKAHEALGAAPDIRTEKVERIKKEIAEGRFHVDSNDLAEKILKDIITESDFLS; encoded by the coding sequence ATGGAAATCCCAGGAAACGAATTCAGAGTTAAAAACAAGACCATTCAGGACCGCATGAAGGTTGATGGCAAGGCGGCCTCGAAAAAAGCGGATGCGGCTTCCGGCTCATCCTCTGTTTCCAACACAGTCAATGTGCAAGTTTCTTCCTTTGCCAAAGATGTGCAAAAAGCGCATGAGGCCTTGGGTGCGGCTCCAGACATAAGGACCGAAAAGGTCGAGCGCATCAAAAAGGAAATTGCAGAAGGTCGTTTTCACGTTGACAGCAATGATCTTGCGGAAAAAATTCTGAAAGACATCATCACCGAATCCGACTTTTTAAGCTGA
- a CDS encoding DUF1858 domain-containing protein has protein sequence MLVINKNTTINEIISAHPETIRFFNELKMSCGECFAVKFDTLENGALMHGMEVNQLIEKLNRFIHTLPSSTAHSN, from the coding sequence ATGCTTGTCATCAATAAAAATACGACGATTAACGAGATTATCAGCGCTCATCCCGAAACCATTCGTTTTTTTAACGAATTGAAGATGAGTTGCGGAGAGTGTTTCGCCGTTAAATTCGATACTTTGGAGAACGGCGCCCTCATGCATGGCATGGAGGTTAACCAATTGATCGAAAAGTTAAACCGTTTCATCCACACCCTGCCTTCCTCCACAGCGCATAGTAATTAG
- the rpmB gene encoding 50S ribosomal protein L28 yields the protein MSKKCEICDKGPMFGNNVSHANNKTRRRWNPNLRKIHGIYKGVVKTMKVCTRCLKKGKITKVI from the coding sequence ATGTCCAAAAAGTGCGAAATCTGCGATAAAGGCCCGATGTTCGGGAACAATGTGAGTCACGCAAATAACAAAACGCGTCGACGATGGAACCCCAATCTGCGCAAGATTCATGGCATCTACAAAGGCGTTGTAAAAACCATGAAAGTTTGTACGCGTTGCTTGAAAAAAGGCAAGATCACCAAAGTTATCTGA
- a CDS encoding bifunctional (p)ppGpp synthetase/guanosine-3',5'-bis(diphosphate) 3'-pyrophosphohydrolase encodes MRKLSDITDSVMEYHPLADLDVIFDAYVYSAKAHRNQSRKSGEAYFSHPVEVAWNLTRLKMDEKSVAAGLLHDTIEDTLATPEEITMQFGEEVYQLVDGVTKISQIEFASKEESQAENYRKMILAMSKDIRVVLIKLADRAHNIKTLQSLSEERRRRIAMETLDIYAPIANRLGIAWLKAELEDGSMKHIAPEEYKKISKLMKGMRQRRTNYMEKVCDLIRKELKDAGIEGELQGRTKHTYSVYKKMIEQNISFDEVYDLIGIRVLTTSLKDCYAVLGLIHSLWKPIPGRFKDYIAMPKPNQYKSLHTTVIGPEGERVEIQIRTGEMHQICEEGIAAHWQYKDVEKNKNAKNVPDPGLNWVRHLIENQKDFKNPKEFLNAFKIDLFSNEVYVFTPAGEVVALPRGSTPVDYAFAVHTDIGKHCTEARVNGKSVSLRYKLRNGDQVEIDTSEDASPSREWLSFVKTSKARGRISNFINAMEKEKSLIFGKEILEKEIQEYGLDPDTLLQGEKLNEAIQSSGFVSFEGLLRGVGLGKVSAHQVILKVAPKESIEKLKRVEPNQVKLKEIAPKRVGDSPVRVECFNNNILLRLGKCCNPVPGEPITGYITRGRGVTVHHVDCPGVNNLSAESERLISVEWEQGGQTSFEVRVTIVAEDKPGQLAEITQAIAGCNINITRANIKQGANKRAYFDFLMEVSDLQDLNTTLAAIREVNGVIHLERVKEYNKKTDGGRLLAGQE; translated from the coding sequence ATGCGTAAATTAAGCGACATTACAGATTCTGTCATGGAGTATCACCCGCTTGCGGATCTAGATGTGATATTCGACGCTTATGTTTATTCCGCCAAGGCGCATCGGAATCAGAGTCGCAAGTCGGGCGAGGCTTATTTTTCGCACCCCGTCGAGGTGGCGTGGAATCTGACGCGTTTGAAGATGGATGAAAAGTCAGTCGCCGCAGGACTCCTGCACGATACCATCGAAGACACCCTCGCCACGCCTGAAGAAATCACCATGCAGTTCGGCGAAGAAGTGTACCAACTCGTCGACGGCGTCACAAAAATCAGTCAAATCGAATTCGCCAGCAAGGAAGAGAGCCAGGCGGAGAACTATCGAAAGATGATTCTCGCCATGTCCAAGGACATTCGCGTGGTGCTCATCAAACTTGCCGACCGCGCGCACAATATCAAGACCCTGCAATCCTTGTCCGAGGAGAGGCGTCGTCGGATCGCGATGGAAACCCTGGATATTTACGCGCCCATCGCCAATCGATTGGGCATCGCCTGGTTGAAAGCGGAGCTGGAAGACGGCTCCATGAAGCATATCGCCCCGGAAGAGTATAAGAAAATCTCCAAGCTCATGAAGGGCATGCGCCAACGCCGAACGAATTATATGGAGAAGGTTTGCGACCTGATTCGCAAGGAATTAAAGGATGCGGGAATAGAGGGCGAGTTGCAGGGCCGCACCAAGCACACCTATAGCGTTTATAAAAAGATGATCGAACAGAACATCTCGTTTGACGAGGTGTACGACTTGATTGGCATTCGCGTTCTGACCACCAGCCTGAAGGATTGTTATGCGGTGTTGGGATTGATCCATTCTTTGTGGAAACCGATTCCGGGTCGGTTCAAGGATTATATTGCGATGCCCAAACCAAACCAGTACAAATCCTTGCACACGACGGTGATCGGCCCCGAAGGGGAGCGCGTCGAAATCCAGATTCGCACTGGAGAGATGCATCAAATCTGCGAGGAAGGCATTGCCGCTCACTGGCAATACAAGGATGTCGAGAAAAACAAGAACGCTAAAAACGTCCCCGACCCCGGTTTGAACTGGGTGCGCCATCTGATAGAAAATCAAAAGGATTTCAAGAATCCCAAAGAGTTCCTGAACGCCTTCAAAATCGATCTGTTCTCCAACGAGGTTTATGTGTTCACCCCGGCGGGCGAAGTGGTCGCTTTGCCGCGCGGCTCGACTCCGGTGGATTATGCTTTCGCCGTTCACACCGATATTGGAAAGCATTGCACCGAAGCGCGAGTCAACGGCAAATCAGTGAGCCTGCGCTACAAATTGCGTAATGGCGATCAGGTTGAAATTGATACCTCTGAAGACGCCAGCCCGAGCCGCGAATGGCTGTCTTTTGTTAAGACCAGCAAGGCCCGGGGAAGAATTTCGAATTTTATCAATGCGATGGAAAAGGAAAAAAGCCTGATTTTTGGCAAGGAGATTCTGGAGAAAGAAATCCAGGAGTACGGTCTCGACCCGGATACTTTATTGCAGGGTGAAAAATTGAACGAGGCGATCCAGTCTTCGGGCTTTGTCAGTTTCGAGGGTTTGTTACGCGGCGTCGGTTTGGGCAAAGTATCCGCGCATCAGGTGATCCTGAAGGTGGCTCCGAAAGAGTCGATTGAAAAACTCAAGCGCGTTGAACCGAATCAGGTCAAATTGAAAGAAATCGCTCCCAAGAGGGTGGGAGACAGTCCGGTTCGCGTTGAATGTTTCAACAATAATATTTTACTGCGTTTGGGGAAATGTTGTAACCCGGTTCCGGGAGAGCCTATCACTGGTTATATCACGCGCGGTCGCGGCGTCACCGTGCACCATGTTGATTGTCCTGGCGTGAATAATTTGAGCGCGGAATCGGAGCGTCTGATTTCGGTGGAATGGGAGCAGGGTGGTCAAACCAGTTTTGAAGTTCGCGTGACCATTGTTGCGGAGGACAAACCGGGGCAATTGGCTGAGATCACTCAGGCCATCGCCGGTTGCAATATCAATATCACCCGCGCAAACATCAAACAAGGCGCCAACAAGCGGGCCTATTTCGATTTCTTAATGGAAGTCTCGGACTTGCAGGATCTCAACACAACCCTGGCCGCGATCCGCGAAGTGAATGGCGTGATTCATTTAGAGCGAGTCAAGGAATACAATAAGAAAACGGATGGTGGGCGGCTTTTGGCTGGGCAGGAATAA